The genomic stretch GTGGTTGCTTTTCCGTGATGTCGTAAGAATATAAAATGCAATCCATGCTAAAAGGAATTTTCTTAGTTTGTGTACTGAGAGCTGATTTTCCTTCACCCGCAGAGGAGAGAAGTCCTGCGCCATAAATTTTGGGATTGTCGTGACCAATCAATCCGTATTCTGTTGTCCACCAAGCCATTCTTGCGAGAAGAGAAGCTTCAGAAGGTTCTCCCATATTGTGAGAGATGCTATCTAGTTTTTCTTGAGCAGATTTTTTTTCAGTTTCCGTAGCGTTCGGATGTTCTTTAATATCTGAAAGATCCCTGATAGCTTCGTAAAGATCTAAGTCTTTTCGATTGATAATGGCTTTCCTTGCCACTTGTGCGTATTCCTCTAGGTATTTTCTAAATTCTGGATGAGCCACCATCGGCGCATGGCCTGCGGCCTCATGGACAATGTCGGGTGCTGGCGTGTATGTGAGATGTTCGATGGTTCTCATGTCTGAAGCAATTGGTAAAATTTTAAGCGCCTGCAACTCTAAAAATGTCGCTGGTGGAATAAATCCACTCACAGGAGCAGCTTTCCATCCGTACTTTGCAAGCTGTGCGCTGATGCTTTCGATACTTGGAATTTCTTCGACAGAAATTCCCGTGGCCTTCATTCCGTCCAGGTAAGATTCGTGAGCGTTCTTTGAAAGATAATTTTTAAGCTGTCTTAAAACAAATCTCCATACCGCTTGATCGATCGGTGTGTATTTTGCCGGTTCTTGCTCTACGATGTATTTTTTAAGATGAAAGGGAATCTCCGTTTTCACAGGTATTGATCCTCTTGGTTTAAATAATTTGTAACATAATCTTTTACGCCTTTTTCAAGAGGCCACTGAGGTTTGCTTAATCCTAACTTAAGTAGTTTGTCCATCTTCGCCTCCGTAAAGTATTGATATTTTTCGCGAAGATTTTGTGGAATCTCGATCCAATCGATTTTCATAGGACGATCCATATTTTTAAAAACTTCTGAAGCAAGGTCAATCCAAGTTCTAGCTGTACCATGCCCCATATTGAAAATTCCATGCTGTCCAGGCTTGTCCATAAGTTCTGCCATCCAGCGCGTGATGTCTTTGACGTAAACAAAATCTCTCATCTGGTGGCCGTCTTTGTATTCATGGTGATGAGATTTGAATAATTTGAGAATCCCTTTGTCCATAATCTGCTCGTGCGCTTTGAAGACAACGCTCGACATATCTTCTTTGTGATACTCTTGTGGACCATAAACGTTAAAAAATTTTAAACCGTAACAGGAAGCGGGTAATTTTTTATGTTCTTTGATTTGAGTTTCAAAGTATTGATCAAATAAAACTTTAGATTCGCCGTAAAGGTTTAAAGGTTTTAATTCGAAGGAAGAAGTATTGTCGTCGTAACCTTTTGCCCCATCCCCGTAGGTTGCTCCACTCGATGCGTAGATAAAGTTTTTGTTATTAACAGCACACCAGTCGAAAAGTTTTTGAGTATAGTGTAAATTCGTTTCCATAACAGCGGTGCGGTCGGTGGCTGTCGTTGAGGAATTTGCCCCCATGTGAACAATCCACTCCACTTCTTTTTTGAAGAGTGCAGAATCTAGTTTTTTTAGGAGTTCATCTTTAGTTACGAATTCTTTGTATTTTCTTTTTGTTAGATTTTTAAGTTTTAAATCTGATGAGTCCAGATCAACACATACAATATTATCAATACCTTGCTGGTTGAGTTCCCAAACAAAAGCACTTCCGATAAATCCTGTTGCGCCCGTTACAATGATCATTCTGCTCGTCTTTCGCCTTGTGTTAAATAAGGTCTATATATCACTTCTCAGAATTACCTTTTTTGGAAGTGTATCTCGTGTGATAATATAGAGGAAAGAAACACACGGAGACAAGATGAAAAATATCAATTGGAGAAACACTCTTTTCCTAACACTAACTCCCATTGCCGCACTCATTTCAATGCCGCTTTATCTACAGTCTGTTGGATTTAGCTGGTGGTTGGTGACAATCTTTGCAACTTTTTATGTGGTTTCAAATATGGCGATCACTTGTGGATATCACAGATACTTTGCGCATCGAAGTTATGACGTGCATCCAATTCTAGAATTCATCTATGTGTTCTTTGGATCGGGTGCCTTCCAAGGTTCAGTTTTGGAATGGGCCGCAGATCATCGCATTCATCACTCTAAGGTGGACACGGATCAAGATCCTTACAGCATCAACAAAGGCTTTTGGTACGCACATATCGGTTGGCTATTTGTAAAATCAAATGCACCTATGGAATTTCCAAAAGATCTTGCTTCAAAAAAACTTCTGCAATTCCAACATAAGCACTATGCACTTGTTTCAACTGTAGTCGGTTTTGGTTTGCCTTGGGTTGTCGGTGAGATGCTAGGACTTGGATTGGGTGGATTGATCTTTGGAGGAATTTTCAGAGTTGTATGTACACAGCACTCAACATTCTTCGTAAATTCTTTTGCACATACATTTGGAACACAGCCTTACAGCACAAAGCACACGGCTAAAGACAGTCTTATCGTAGCGATTCTTACCTTCGGTGAAGGTTATCACAATTACCATCATGAGTTCCAGCATGACTACCGTTGCGCCATAAAGTGGTACCAATGGGATCCGTCAAAGTGGACCATCAGAATGTTCTGGGCCATGGGATTGGTTTCAAAGCTGCGAAAAGTTTCTCATTACGACATCACAATGGCTAAAATTCATCAGCAGTCCAACAGGCTAACATTGAGAGGCGTTCCGCAAGAAAAGTTTGCTGCGATGAAAATGAAACTGGAAGAAGCTCAAAAAAGAGCAAAACAATTAATGAACGATTATCAAAAAAGAAAAGAGGAACTCAAAGCCTCTTCTCAAGAAAAATATCTCCAACTCAAAGCCGATATGAATGTTGCGCGCTTAGAGTTCGAATATGCCTGCAAACAATGGAAGATCTATAACAAGATGCTTTTAAAAAGAGCTAGAGTTTAGATCTCGTCTTTCATTTCTGAAGTTATGATGAATAGTTTTGATAAAAGTTTTTTAGTAGATGGTTTTTTTCTCTTGAGCGCATCTTCTGGTTTGAATGTCCCTGAACCTGGCACTAGCAATTGTGATTCTACGTAACCTTCGATTAATTCCTGCACATTTTCTACGGGAAAACCGGATTTTAAATTTGTGATAATTTTCTCTACGATCATGATGATGGCATTTCCAGTCACTCTGTCAGCTCTATTGATGACTTTTGATCGCGCTTCGATTTCTATTAAAACTCTGAGAGGGCTGCGTTTGCGTCTGGTTTTCTCAATCAGTTCTAAATACACCGCTTGAAGCTCTAATAATTTCGGCGTGTAATTTTCTTTAAAAGTACAATCTTTGAGAGATGCGTTTGTTGAAATCATAATGTCGAACAATACTTTAGCTTCGATGAGGTTCATTCCACTTGCGAGTAAAAGGCTTGGTAATTCGCGAGATAGATCTCTCATATTAAAGATGGCCGGGTGGTTGATACCATCGGCAACCTTCTCTGGCTTTCTTTGTGTCTTGATACTTTCAAAGTACTTAAAGCACTGTTCAAATTTTAAAACCAAATCAAAGTGATTATCTAGTAAGAACGCGATATCGTTCTTTTGGAAGCCAATGTTGTAAAGTCTTTGTTTTTCGAAGTGATATATAAACCTCTTATCGAATTTTTTTACTGCGGAGTGATCTCTGAATTCTGCAACATTTGTTTTCTTGTTAGACTTAATAAAGTCTACGATCTGAGCGAAGGTTTGTACGAGTTGTCTTGCTTTCAATTTTTGTTCGCCAAGAGTGGTGGAGAATCTCTCAATATCATCGTATCGGTATTGGTCGTGTCTCAGGCCGAACTGTCTGATGGATCCATAGTCGATAATTCCTGCGTTGGCCAAGATGTTGTCTCCGTCCCAATCTAGCCATGCAAAAATATAATCGACGTCAAGGCGAGACATGAACTTGGCAAAGCTTTCCACGATATATTCTAGGAATTGATCGTATTTATTTTTTCCAGGAAGAATGGTCCACTCTCTGTTTTTTACTTGTCTTTCGATCATGTAATCGATGCCTGATTTAAGGCTTTTGAGATCATTTTGTTTTAAAAATAAGAATAAGTGTGCGGGTCTCATTAAATTCGGAGCCGCTCTCACTCCAATCGCCAAACCTTTTCCGAGATCAACGATGGCGAGTACTCTTTCTGTTGAGATTTTATTGTGATGAAAAATTTCTGATGAGATTGCCGTCGCATAGAGTTCGTCAATTTCCATTTGGCCACAGCTGTAACCAAAGTCTTCATTTCCGGTTTGCAGTGGTTTATCTGCTTTCACGGCACCTGGAGCTAGCTTTGTAACGCCAGTTCCGCGACTAGAGATGTCCCAGATTTTTCCTTGATGGTGAACACAACCATTCCAGATACTTCTCCCGTCTCCTGAAGTTTTTCCAGAGCGTGAGTCATGTTGTAGTTGTAAGTATCTTGTTGCCATATACATGTTTTTTTTAACGATAGAGGGGTCGTATTGGATTTTATTTTCTTGCTCGAACTCATTGATGATTTGAATTGAAAAAGTCTTTAAAAGCTTTTTCTCGAGATCTTTGTTCATTTTTTGTGGATGGTCCGCTGGGATTAAACCCATTTCTTTGGCTAAGCGGTAATTAAAGTACATTATTTTTCCGCGATTAAGTTCCCGCACAGGATAGAGAACAACTTGATCTTTGAGTGCTTCTTGCCAAGGATGAGTG from Bdellovibrionota bacterium encodes the following:
- a CDS encoding acyl-CoA desaturase; this encodes MKNINWRNTLFLTLTPIAALISMPLYLQSVGFSWWLVTIFATFYVVSNMAITCGYHRYFAHRSYDVHPILEFIYVFFGSGAFQGSVLEWAADHRIHHSKVDTDQDPYSINKGFWYAHIGWLFVKSNAPMEFPKDLASKKLLQFQHKHYALVSTVVGFGLPWVVGEMLGLGLGGLIFGGIFRVVCTQHSTFFVNSFAHTFGTQPYSTKHTAKDSLIVAILTFGEGYHNYHHEFQHDYRCAIKWYQWDPSKWTIRMFWAMGLVSKLRKVSHYDITMAKIHQQSNRLTLRGVPQEKFAAMKMKLEEAQKRAKQLMNDYQKRKEELKASSQEKYLQLKADMNVARLEFEYACKQWKIYNKMLLKRARV
- the rfaD gene encoding ADP-glyceromanno-heptose 6-epimerase, whose amino-acid sequence is MIIVTGATGFIGSAFVWELNQQGIDNIVCVDLDSSDLKLKNLTKRKYKEFVTKDELLKKLDSALFKKEVEWIVHMGANSSTTATDRTAVMETNLHYTQKLFDWCAVNNKNFIYASSGATYGDGAKGYDDNTSSFELKPLNLYGESKVLFDQYFETQIKEHKKLPASCYGLKFFNVYGPQEYHKEDMSSVVFKAHEQIMDKGILKLFKSHHHEYKDGHQMRDFVYVKDITRWMAELMDKPGQHGIFNMGHGTARTWIDLASEVFKNMDRPMKIDWIEIPQNLREKYQYFTEAKMDKLLKLGLSKPQWPLEKGVKDYVTNYLNQEDQYL